The DNA segment GAAGGTAACTCGATCGGTCAGAATCCGGGAATAAGTCAACCCGATTACCGAAAGGGCCGGGCTGTAAACATCCCCGGTTCCATCGACCGTTGAGGCGGTTTCGGTAGTTTTGACGATATCGCCGATTGAAAGCACCTTGGCGGAAACGCCGATCGAACCGAAATCCTCAAAGGCTTTGGTTACGCCGAAAAAGTTGAGATCCATGTCGGCGAAATACTGCAGATTGCAGAACATCGCTTCTGTTCCGTCAATCAGAGCCACGCCGGCCGGATTATAAAAAATCGCCTCGGCCCCGACCACATCGGCTCCTATTGCACCACCGAGAGCGGTTCCACGGGAACCGATCGGGATGCGGAGCTCCTGTGCCCCGGCCGTACCGATTTTCCTGTCTGACCCAGCCATACTTACTGCGGCGAAGGTCAGGACAATTATAACACAAATGATAATTGTTTTACTATTCATATTATCTGCTCCTGCCTCCTGTTAATAAGTATTAAGCTGTTCGACTTCAGGGAATACCGCCATCTTGCCATAGGTACTCCCGATTCCGGGAGCTTCCAGATACCAGATGTATATTCCCGCCGCTACAGGAAGACCCTGATCGGTGGCCAGATCCCATATCGCCCAGCTCTGACCCGGTTGTTTGATTTGCAGGTCATCGGATTCCATTGTCCGCACCTTATCGCCAGCCAGATTAAAAATCCGGATAGTGAAATCCTCGGGCACGCCCAGGAATCGCACCTGACGATCGAATTGATCGCGTTCATAGGCTGAATAGGCATAGTACGGATTCGGGACCACCCTGACATTATCCATGGCCGATTTCCCCAGTGCCACATTACCCGTCACAGCCTCAGTTGTCGATATGGTATAAATATCATTGGCGTCAGCCGGATTGGCCCACTGGAATCTGAGAACATCGCCGCTGTCGATCACGGATGAAGCGGCACTCAACTGGATCCAGGCCCCATAAAGGAAATCAAAGTTGGAGCCGTCATAGAAATCTTCGGTGGTATAATCGATATCACCGGTTCCGGCGTCGGACTCGTTGTCTCCGTCATAGGCGGATTTAAGCGGGAACAGGTATTCACGACTGCCATTATCCTCAAAGCTTGGATCCCAGGTGGAATCATAAACACTAGAACCGGCCATTTCGACAAAGGCCGCATTAACCTGATAGTCATTGATAACATCCCAGGCAATAAACGGTACCTGGAAATAACCCTGGTAACCATAATTGGGATCACAACCGCGGCAGTAATTATAGGCTCTCTGCCCCGAAGGATCGCGAGTTATCGGGATATCATCGGTAAACCTTACCTCTACCGTGGTAAATGAATCTATCATGGTTTCAGGATCAAGATAGCCACCCCAGAAATAATATCCGAAATCGCAACCGCCATCGAAGAATGCCCCACCCCAGTTGACACCGGAAAGAGCCTTGCTATGAGCCGTATTATCATTATCGTAATAGACACCCTGGAAGCCGGGTTCATGGGCACCAATCACCTTGAACTGGATACCGTCGAAAATCTCGTAGTTTTCATCGCCCGATTTATTGAACTGCCGTTTAAGCAATCTGTTATCGGTGGTGAGATCCCACAATTCCCAGAACTGGTAAATCCGAACCCATTCCCCGTCCTGATAACCAAGAGTATCATAAGGTACAATGGTGGTATCCCAGGGAATCATGGTGGTATCTACCAGAGTATCATCATAAAGAGGACGGAACCGTACCTGGTAGGTATGGCCGTTCACTTTATTGGGATCGATAATAATCGGTTGAATAACATCGCTTGAAGGAGATAGAAGAGAATCATACCGTTCCTGGACTACCGGTGCCAGGGCCGAACCCCAGTCGGAGCCGGGATTATCATCCTGCGGTGTAATTTCGATAGCCTGGATACGATTCTCAAGGAACCAAAGCCCCTTAGGAATGATAAACTCATCATCGGGCTTGGCCGGGTCGCTCTCATAATCCTGCCAGTCGGTATAGTCATATGAGTATGCGGTTACGGCATAATAATATGTTTTGCCGTTATGCAATCTCCCGCCATTGATAAAGTCCTCGGTGATTTCAAGACCGTACCCTTTACCCTCATCAAGGCCATAAACCACCGGCTGGTAAATGACGTCGCCAAGGTCTGCATTAAGGACGAAATCCTTAAGCATCCCATACCCATTCTTGATATCGAAAGTTTTAATTACCGTCCAGGGACCGACACTTGTTTCGCCCTGGTACACCACATAACCCTCGAATTCATGAGTCGGCTCGTCATATTCAACCTCTGAACGGTTGGTCCAGGTCAGTGTTACTTCGCGATTATAGGCCTGGGCCGTCACAATCGGCCGCGAAGGAGGTTGTGGAATATTGAAATTAACATCATAGGCATACTGAGCCAGGATATCATAGAACTTCAAAGCCGCCACAGAGGATATTCTATCCTTACCCTGACCGACCAGAATCGCGGCCACAACCACCTGGGTATCGCCCGGATTGAAAGTGAACGGACCGGTGCTGAGCATAAATCGCCGATCGGCCGGGTTGGAATCAACCCAGCCTGTTCCGGCTACCGGATCTCCGGCCCCGAAATACGTGGTAGTATCGCCGGTTTCCGGATCGATATAGGGTCCACCTGTTTCGACAGCATCAAGTCCCTTCATGTAATCATATGACTGTTGCGGAATATCCGGGTCGGTTCCATTAATATACTTATTAAAAGAACTCATCCCCAGAATCTTCATGTCCGGATAAACAGTGCTGTCATTCAGGATAGCTGTGTCACCCACCGAAGGAACCAGCGGACCCTGTAAAAAGTCGAATCCGACTGCCGGCGGAGTGGCACCATATGCATTGTCATTATTAGTGGCATTATAACAATAACCGAGCGAAAGAGTCGTGTCGCAACCAACAAAGTCATCCGAGGCACCACCCAGATCGGGATCCGCCCACAGAGAAACAAAAGTCGACTCGATCAAATTGTCGCCCTTATTGATAATAATCCATTTAGCAAAAATGGTATTCCCCAGGGCGCCCGGCAAATCGAAGCCGAAAAATGAAGCCTGTAATTCCACACCGAGCGGTTCGGTCCCCCCGCCATAGGCATTATACATATGGAGACCGCCATCATTAACGGCATCGTCGTTGAAGACAGTCCAGAGCATCTGATCGCCGATCAGAAGTGGAAGATCGGTTAATGTATCAATCGGCGCCCCATCGGCTATCACGTCCGGATCCTGCCATTCCGTATAATCATTGAAATGCAGAGTCGAATCCAGACGGGTATAGGGAATACCATCATTGGTATTCAATCCGGTTTTATTCGGATTTAACCAGACCGAACTGTCACCGTTTATTTTGTAAACTTTATACCTCGTCTGGTCGGCCTGAGCATGACCAGTTATATCCATTGGTCCCTGGATATATTCGGGCGTATCAAAGGCACCAACCGCCAGACGAATATCCCCATCAACCAGACCACCGACCCAGATGCCGGCCGAGAAAAGGACGGTCTTATCGGTTCCGGCAGGAAAATACAGACCGTCATTCTTGGCTGTTTCCAGCAACAAGGACCAGTCCTCGGCATACCCGCCCTGGTTGGTGACAAACATCTGCAGGTTGTTGACGTCTATCATGGTTCGAGTGTCGACTCCCATCGCGGAACCGGGCCCGGCCGGTTTCGCAGTCATTCCCGGAGGCAATGCCACGGCCAGCGAAGACAGGGAAATCAACACCGCCAAAGTAAATATAATGTGTTTTATTTTCATCCTTCATTACCTCCCTGGCTAAAAGCTCATCCTGATTCCAAAGCGAACCTGTCGCGGTATATCGTAGTTACCCGGATCCTTCTCTTTCAATACGTATTTTTCGTAACCAGTCAATCCGGAAGCATCAGAAGCCGTATTATACGTATCCATCCAGTTTTCCCCGGATTCGGTCGTCAACCAATAAGTCGACTCGGCACTTCCCGACGATTCATACACTGCCAGGACATTATCCCCATCGAGAAGGTTCAATACCCAGACATAAACATCGAGATTAGCTCGACCGATGTGGAAGGTTTTGCTGGCTTTCATATCGATCCGGAATTTCCAATCGGAGTACCTGGAATTTACCGGGGCCGCCGGAGTGTATGACACCGAATAAAGAGTAATCGGGTCGGCGTCAAGTCGAACCGGCGAATAAGGCGTTCCGGAGGAAAGATCGAAAACGAAGTTCACGCCGGCGTTTTCCAGAGGATAGATGTTTCCAAGCATTGGGCCTTCACCCCGTCCGGTTCTTATATCGACAATACCGGTAAACTTGTGCCGCATATCAAATACCAGCGGAGCCGTCTGTACCGGAACCTCCGATGATACCCAGGCAATATTCTGCTGGGTGCCGGCAAAAGAACCGGTTCCATTGGCCCAGGAGAGCGTATAGGCCAGATCAAGAGAAATATTGTGCATCCGGCGCATTTTCAAGGAGAAATCCATTCCCTTGATGGTTCCGAAATCCTGATTGAAATAGATCGAATAGGCTTTTGGCTGAGCCGGGAAAGTGGCCACCTGGGTCAGGTTCTGGACATCCTTGTAAAAAGCCGTAACCTGGAAAGCCGTATTATCGCCGAGCTGGTGGTCGATTCCGAATTCGTAGGCCGTTGTTTTTTCAGGCTCCAGATTGGGATTCCCGAAGGGATAGAAATATCCGCCGGAATTGACCTTGTACTCATAGTAATCGTACCCGACATACAGGTTCTGCAGATCGGGACGCTGGAAAAACAGGCCATAGCTGACATGAAATACGGTCTTGTCGGATATCGGGAAAGCAACTCCCAGACGCGGCGAAAGTCGAGTCTCGGCCTTACTGTCTTCCAGATCGGTTCGATCAAGGACAATATTGGTCCCGCCCTCGGGGTCGAACGGATATTGCAGGTTCTTTACCCGTAGAGCCTTGCTGTCGAAATAATCCCAGCGTAAACCGGCATTAACCACCAGATCCTGCCACTCGAATTTATCCTGACCGTAGAATGCCAGGGTAATCGGGTGTTTAGCTTCATTTCTCCAATCCAGATCATCCGTTTCATTCCCGTATTCATCATAACCATAGCGGTCAATATCCTGTGAAGTCGGATTGGTCGGGAAAAGGTGGCGGTAATACCGCAAAGTATGTCTCTGGAAATCGAGACCGAGTTTCATCAGGTGGTTGGGTGTAATCTGACTGGTTATATCGGCGTCGATTCCGATATAACTGGATTTCCTCTTGTACAGGTCATCCCAGACATGCCCTTCATCCCCGGCCAGAATATACATCCGGTCAGTAGTAGTATCATAATCGTAAATATACTCCCACTCATCCGGTTCAGTCTCAATTGAATCAATCAGGGTGGTATCGATGACATAATCGAAAATCGTCTCGGTTTCGCCGTTGATATCATCCCAGCTGTAGAAAAGACCGGTGGCGTCGAACGATGGCTGTCCGTTGGGTCTCTTGTACATTTCCAGATCGTCGAAATGAACACCATCTCCACGGATACGCTTCGTTACAAAATAGCTGACAGATGTCGAATAGAATGTCTCCGGGTTGAGAGTATGCGTCCACTTGGCATACATGGAATAGTTTTCATCTTCGTACTTCGGAGAATGTTCGATATCGAAATAGTAATTGTGACGATATTCTTTCCAATTATCGAACGAATACATTCCGCCGATTTTAAGATTCATGTTGTCGTTGAACTTAAGAGACAGCTTCCCTTGGCCACTCCAGCCCCCAAGGCTGTTGTGGGGAAGCGGATCATCAATAATGGAGGAAGGTTGACGGTCACCCTGCCAGCGTCGTTCGCCGGACAGGAAGAACGACGAACCGGACATGGCTTCCTCGAGAAACGGAATCGGGCCGCCGATATCGACCGAATAGTTATTGTAATCATAATTGTCCGATAGGACATTATCGGTAATAGCCTCGACCGATCCGGCAAATTCCGCCGTTCCTTCCTTGGTCGTGGCATTGATAACGCCGGAAGCCGCCCAGCCATACTCGGCCGGGAAACCGCCGGTCGAAATCTCGACCTCAGCCAGAGCGTTGTTGTTAATGTTGGTCGTCGAAACACCGGAAAGCGGATCCTGCTGCGAGAAGCCGTCGACATAGTAAGCAACTTCCGAAGAACGACCGCCGCGGATATTCAATTGCATTGAATTGGCCGCGGTCTGATGGCCGCCCCGTTGCCGCGTATTGGCGTTATCACGGAAACGCACGACACCCGCCTGTAGCCCCACGATATCTTCGTAACCGCGGGTCGGCAGATTCTGAATTTCCTCGGCTTCGACAACCTTGAGGGATGCCGTTTTGTCTTTAATAACCAGTGGACGTTCGGCTGTCACCACAATTGTTTTCCCCAATTCCAGAGCTTTCCTGGAAAGGGAATAATCAATATACGATGTCAGGTCAACCGAAACATCGACGTTGGTCACTTCGACCGGAGCATAACCGATAAGTTCCGCCTTGAGAGTGTAATTTCCCGGCGGAACGTTGATGATATAAAATTCACCGTTTTCATCGGTCAACGCTCCCATCTTGGTCCCGACGATAGATACCGCCACACCCGGTAAGACTTCACCGGTTTCCTCATTGATAATCTTACCGGATATTTTACCGGTGGTGCCTGCGAGAAGGTCCTGCGGCAATATCAATATTAGTGCCAGACCAAGCACGATCGCCATAGAAATGATTTTTTTAACCAATTCTATAACCTCCTTAAGTTTAAATTAGAATTTTCCGGGGAATAATGAAAAGAAAATTTCCCTCTTCCTCTCACCTCCTTGTGTTAACTGATCCCAAAAGTTTAGCTGTATATGATCAAAAATAAACTATCAAGGAGCCTATTGTCCACATTCTCGGCCATAACTCACCAGCCGCCTGTTGAAAAGGGTAATATCCATATATGTTTACGGCTGATTCATATTAGATTTATGCCAGTTTCTTGTCAACAAAAAAAACCACCGGTTTCTTCCGCTTTTTTGCAGTAATTTCGCACATCCTCATTATTAAAATCGGCTTCGAATCAAAAAAATTAAGCATTTATAGTCCCTTGAAAGGATTTTTACCTTATTTTCGCCCATTTACGGGGATGTCAGTACGAATAAATATTTTCATCGATTTATATATGC comes from the Candidatus Zixiibacteriota bacterium genome and includes:
- a CDS encoding TonB-dependent receptor produces the protein MVKKIISMAIVLGLALILILPQDLLAGTTGKISGKIINEETGEVLPGVAVSIVGTKMGALTDENGEFYIINVPPGNYTLKAELIGYAPVEVTNVDVSVDLTSYIDYSLSRKALELGKTIVVTAERPLVIKDKTASLKVVEAEEIQNLPTRGYEDIVGLQAGVVRFRDNANTRQRGGHQTAANSMQLNIRGGRSSEVAYYVDGFSQQDPLSGVSTTNINNNALAEVEISTGGFPAEYGWAASGVINATTKEGTAEFAGSVEAITDNVLSDNYDYNNYSVDIGGPIPFLEEAMSGSSFFLSGERRWQGDRQPSSIIDDPLPHNSLGGWSGQGKLSLKFNDNMNLKIGGMYSFDNWKEYRHNYYFDIEHSPKYEDENYSMYAKWTHTLNPETFYSTSVSYFVTKRIRGDGVHFDDLEMYKRPNGQPSFDATGLFYSWDDINGETETIFDYVIDTTLIDSIETEPDEWEYIYDYDTTTDRMYILAGDEGHVWDDLYKRKSSYIGIDADITSQITPNHLMKLGLDFQRHTLRYYRHLFPTNPTSQDIDRYGYDEYGNETDDLDWRNEAKHPITLAFYGQDKFEWQDLVVNAGLRWDYFDSKALRVKNLQYPFDPEGGTNIVLDRTDLEDSKAETRLSPRLGVAFPISDKTVFHVSYGLFFQRPDLQNLYVGYDYYEYKVNSGGYFYPFGNPNLEPEKTTAYEFGIDHQLGDNTAFQVTAFYKDVQNLTQVATFPAQPKAYSIYFNQDFGTIKGMDFSLKMRRMHNISLDLAYTLSWANGTGSFAGTQQNIAWVSSEVPVQTAPLVFDMRHKFTGIVDIRTGRGEGPMLGNIYPLENAGVNFVFDLSSGTPYSPVRLDADPITLYSVSYTPAAPVNSRYSDWKFRIDMKASKTFHIGRANLDVYVWVLNLLDGDNVLAVYESSGSAESTYWLTTESGENWMDTYNTASDASGLTGYEKYVLKEKDPGNYDIPRQVRFGIRMSF